In the genome of Christensenella timonensis, one region contains:
- a CDS encoding helix-turn-helix domain-containing protein, whose product MKVVAERIRSLRESARLSQVKMGEIVGVRQSSLNRYEQDQSSPSYETLVRYADYFDVSLDYIMGRTDDPQGKLYECKPKFEESDPGMEKFVEMCFDPKSPMNDRLKKTLLTMLREGKK is encoded by the coding sequence TTGAAAGTAGTTGCAGAAAGAATACGAAGCCTGCGGGAAAGTGCAAGGCTGTCACAGGTAAAGATGGGGGAAATTGTAGGTGTAAGGCAGTCCAGCCTAAACCGCTACGAGCAAGACCAGTCCTCTCCCAGCTATGAAACCCTTGTGCGCTATGCAGATTATTTTGATGTGTCGCTGGACTATATTATGGGGCGCACCGATGACCCACAGGGCAAGCTGTACGAGTGCAAGCCCAAGTTTGAGGAAAGCGACCCGGGGATGGAAAAGTTTGTGGAGATGTGCTTTGACCCTAAATCGCCCATGAACGACCGCTTGAAGAAAACCCTGTTGACGATGTTGCGGGAGGGTAAGAAATGA
- a CDS encoding recombinase family protein, giving the protein MKAVIYARYSSDSQREESIEGQIRECTAFAEKNGITILRHYIDRAFSAKTDNRPEFQNMIKGSGKRLFDMVIVWKLDRFARNRYDSARYKATLKKNGVKVVSATEVISDGAEGIILESVLEGYAEYYSADLSEKVVRGMTENALKTKYNGGTLPIGYLIDSERHFQPDPLTAPFILEAFQRYDEGDTMTQIRDWLNEQGVKNTRGQKLTYNSVQHLLNNRRYIGEYTYREIVVPEGIPAIVPQDLFDRVQEKLAKNKKAPARHKAEDDYLLTTKLFCGYCGAYLCGESGTSRTGNVHHYYKCVSVKKKRTECHKKSVKKGWVEDLVVSETMKLVMDDTAIEAIVSMLMELQDRENVNLPLYEQQLREADTAIQNLLNAIQQGILTKSTKGRLEELEATREELEIRIACEKLAKPKVSAEFMTFWLHRFRKLDVRHKSHRKMLIDTFVNAIFLYDDKMVITFNYKEGTTAITFDDLKAALDGKIMGSDLDCLTAPEKTKVINAFVFFIFPVSFKKELMKRCKTY; this is encoded by the coding sequence ATGAAAGCTGTGATATACGCCCGCTATTCCTCCGACAGCCAGCGGGAAGAAAGTATCGAGGGCCAAATCCGGGAGTGTACCGCCTTTGCCGAGAAGAACGGCATCACCATCCTGCGCCACTACATAGACCGGGCCTTTTCCGCTAAGACGGACAACCGCCCGGAGTTTCAGAACATGATAAAAGGCAGCGGCAAACGCCTGTTCGATATGGTTATTGTCTGGAAGCTGGACAGGTTCGCCCGGAACCGCTACGACAGCGCCCGGTACAAGGCCACACTGAAAAAGAACGGCGTGAAAGTCGTGTCCGCCACCGAGGTCATTTCAGACGGGGCCGAGGGCATCATTTTGGAAAGCGTGTTGGAGGGGTATGCCGAATACTACTCCGCCGACCTGTCCGAGAAGGTAGTCCGAGGCATGACGGAGAACGCCTTAAAGACCAAGTACAACGGTGGCACCCTCCCTATTGGCTATCTAATCGACAGCGAGCGGCATTTCCAGCCTGACCCGCTGACCGCCCCTTTTATACTGGAAGCCTTCCAGCGTTACGACGAGGGGGACACCATGACCCAAATCCGGGACTGGCTCAACGAGCAAGGCGTGAAGAATACGAGGGGCCAAAAGCTGACCTATAATAGCGTCCAGCACCTTTTGAACAACCGCCGCTATATCGGGGAGTATACCTACCGGGAAATAGTAGTCCCGGAGGGCATACCCGCCATCGTCCCCCAAGACCTCTTTGACCGGGTGCAGGAAAAGCTGGCGAAGAACAAAAAGGCCCCGGCCCGTCACAAGGCCGAGGACGATTACTTATTGACAACCAAGCTGTTCTGCGGCTATTGCGGGGCGTATCTCTGCGGCGAGAGCGGCACCAGCCGCACAGGGAATGTGCACCACTATTACAAGTGCGTATCTGTGAAAAAGAAGCGTACCGAGTGCCACAAGAAGTCCGTCAAGAAGGGATGGGTTGAGGATTTGGTAGTCAGCGAAACCATGAAGCTGGTGATGGACGATACCGCCATTGAGGCCATCGTGTCCATGCTGATGGAGTTGCAGGACAGGGAGAATGTGAACTTGCCGCTGTATGAGCAACAGCTACGGGAGGCCGACACTGCCATTCAAAACCTGCTCAACGCCATCCAACAGGGTATTCTAACCAAGTCCACCAAAGGACGGCTGGAGGAATTGGAGGCCACGAGGGAGGAACTGGAAATCCGGATAGCCTGTGAAAAGCTGGCGAAGCCCAAGGTGAGCGCCGAGTTTATGACCTTCTGGCTCCACCGCTTCCGTAAGCTGGACGTGCGGCATAAGTCCCACCGCAAGATGTTGATTGATACTTTCGTCAACGCCATTTTCCTCTATGACGATAAAATGGTGATTACCTTCAACTACAAGGAAGGGACAACCGCCATCACCTTTGACGACCTAAAAGCGGCGCTGGACGGGAAGATTATGGGTTCGGATTTGGATTGCTTAACGGCACCAGAAAAGACAAAAGTAATCAATGCTTTTGTCTTTTTTATATTTCCAGTTTCTTTTAAAAAAGAATTGATGAAAAGGTGTAAAACCTATTGA
- a CDS encoding DeoR/GlpR family DNA-binding transcription regulator, protein MLAAERKSRIIDFLESNGKAEVNELADMLCVVPETIRRDLRELELQGLLVRTHGGAVMGEKKELEYPVFVREMQNYTTKLALCKKAAQYVEENDTIYIDNSSTLINIMRYIEKDMNVTLLTNSIGILQLSASIDNNVTVICSGGAFNKKNMSLSGSLANHMCMEFIPDKAFVSCHGLSVEYGLTDGSMNEAAFKRNMMRVSQKTYCVVDHSKFEKTGPVKLAGLDTCDVLICDRIPDPHYLDLLCEANKGMDIICCDYKK, encoded by the coding sequence ATGCTGGCAGCAGAACGGAAAAGCAGAATCATCGATTTCCTGGAATCCAATGGAAAAGCGGAAGTGAATGAACTTGCCGACATGCTTTGCGTTGTACCGGAAACCATCCGGCGTGACCTGCGTGAGCTTGAGCTGCAAGGGCTTTTGGTACGTACGCACGGCGGTGCGGTCATGGGGGAGAAGAAGGAGCTCGAATATCCTGTTTTCGTCCGGGAAATGCAAAATTATACGACAAAGCTGGCACTTTGTAAAAAGGCTGCGCAGTATGTGGAAGAGAACGATACGATCTATATCGATAACAGCTCCACGCTGATCAACATCATGCGTTACATCGAGAAAGATATGAATGTCACATTGCTTACGAATTCCATTGGTATATTACAGTTGTCGGCGTCGATCGATAACAATGTGACGGTGATTTGCAGCGGCGGGGCTTTCAATAAGAAAAACATGTCGCTTTCCGGGTCTCTGGCAAACCATATGTGCATGGAATTCATCCCGGACAAGGCGTTCGTATCGTGCCATGGGCTTTCAGTCGAATACGGGCTGACGGACGGCAGCATGAACGAGGCTGCCTTTAAGCGCAATATGATGCGCGTCAGCCAGAAAACGTATTGTGTGGTGGATCATTCCAAGTTTGAAAAGACCGGGCCTGTGAAGCTTGCAGGGCTCGATACATGCGACGTACTGATTTGTGACCGTATCCCCGATCCACACTATCTGGATCTGTTATGCGAGGCAAATAAAGGGATGGATATCATTTGCTGCGACTATAAAAAGTAA